In one Paraburkholderia megapolitana genomic region, the following are encoded:
- a CDS encoding maltotransferase domain-containing protein yields the protein MEAAHAYAPRIYFVHAPLIGPLAAWPAQFAHAAALGFDHLLIGGLFQPGRSGHAFVTADHARLHPVFATERPAAEGLRTLAAEARAHGLTLLADLAVDRVAIDSAVYAAHPDWFQPLDSEAARLDPRHAHRDDSVALFDFARDFTRNDLNEAPLVDWWTQTLLALADAGLGGFRFDSPHRVPRAVWQRLRAAVRARYPALRFLAATPGLTRTDLAALEGAGFDSVFSSVRWWDFRAAWMTDEHAALVPLGGPIAFPEAPYDTRLAAEFAGRDDVALVERAYRRALNLAVATGTGWLMPMGFEYGIDEPLSLTAPASPASPGHAAQYVAHARFDLCKTIATANALQRDTWPLNASGELRVLSGPGAPVAALLRGDTRDLRSASDAVLVVVNPDLTTSVHVEPARFLDGVPGNFTRFQSIDTPARHAPLPLGAFTLAPGACRLFAAIAEAPVQLAPPVDTGRGKDSGKKTVNDALTAPRVVIESVSPAVDGGRFPVKRVVGERVEIRAAIFAEGHDKIAAVVHWRAVGGPGWYVEPMTVAAPAGMDMWHAHIPLERLGRHEFRVVAWRDDFASLVDHVQKKLNVGQPVDLELDEAKQLFERVLAYRETLLTASYRGPATAQYAPFVAQFAQADTARRQEILFAPETARLIATSGYQPFLSHDPVVYPLDAERTAARFASWYEIFPRSMSDDEQRHGTFADVIAKLPRIRDMGFDVLYFPPIHPIGMANRKGRNNTLTAQPGDVGSPYAIGGAEGGHTAVHPELGTLADFHALLGAAREHGLEIALDFAIQCSPDHPWLKEHPTWFAWRPDGTLRYAENPPKKYQDIVNPDFYADDAKPDLWLALRDVILFWIEAGVRIFRVDNPHTKPLPFWEWMIADVRGRYPDTIFLAEAFTRPRMMYRLAKLGFSQSYTYFTWRESKRDFIEYLSELTQTEPRDFYRPNFFVNTPDINPRHLQSSGRAGFQIRAALAATLSGLWGVYSGFELCEAAALPNSEEYLDSEKYQLRAWDWNRPGNIVTDITALNRIRRANPALHSHLGVTFLPAHNDHILFFEKATEARDNVLVVAINLDPFNEQGADVELSQATFERWRLDDHGALEVTDEISGARFEWHGRWQHVRLDPGARPFAIWRIAPAGGLPPAEPDASGAPTRPHAADFDSPNEGAQ from the coding sequence ATGGAAGCTGCTCACGCGTATGCGCCACGGATCTACTTTGTCCACGCTCCCCTCATCGGGCCGCTTGCCGCGTGGCCCGCGCAGTTCGCCCACGCGGCGGCGCTCGGGTTCGATCATCTGCTGATCGGCGGGCTGTTCCAGCCGGGCCGCTCCGGACATGCGTTCGTTACTGCCGATCACGCGCGGCTGCACCCCGTATTTGCCACCGAGCGCCCAGCCGCCGAAGGTCTACGCACACTCGCCGCCGAGGCTCGCGCCCACGGCCTGACGCTGCTCGCCGATCTCGCCGTCGACCGCGTCGCCATTGATAGCGCAGTGTACGCAGCGCATCCCGACTGGTTCCAGCCGCTCGACAGCGAGGCAGCGCGCCTCGATCCGCGCCACGCGCATCGCGATGACAGCGTCGCGTTGTTCGACTTCGCGCGCGACTTCACGCGCAACGATCTGAATGAAGCACCGCTCGTCGACTGGTGGACCCAGACGCTGCTTGCGCTTGCCGACGCGGGTCTCGGCGGCTTTCGTTTCGATTCGCCGCATCGCGTGCCGCGTGCGGTCTGGCAACGGCTGCGCGCCGCAGTCCGCGCGCGGTACCCGGCGCTGCGCTTTCTCGCTGCCACGCCCGGTCTCACACGTACCGATCTCGCCGCGCTCGAAGGCGCGGGCTTCGACAGCGTGTTTTCGTCGGTGCGCTGGTGGGACTTCCGCGCTGCATGGATGACCGACGAGCACGCGGCACTGGTGCCGCTCGGCGGGCCTATCGCCTTCCCCGAAGCGCCATACGACACGCGGCTCGCAGCAGAATTCGCCGGCCGTGACGACGTGGCGCTCGTCGAGCGTGCGTATCGCCGCGCGCTAAATCTCGCCGTCGCGACCGGCACCGGCTGGCTCATGCCGATGGGCTTCGAATACGGTATCGACGAGCCGCTGTCGCTGACCGCGCCGGCGTCGCCTGCGTCACCTGGACATGCGGCGCAGTACGTGGCGCATGCGCGCTTCGATCTGTGCAAGACGATCGCCACGGCCAACGCGTTGCAACGCGACACCTGGCCGCTCAATGCGTCCGGCGAACTGCGCGTGCTGAGCGGCCCAGGCGCCCCTGTCGCGGCGCTGCTGCGCGGCGACACACGCGATCTGCGCAGCGCTAGCGACGCCGTCCTCGTCGTCGTCAATCCCGATCTCACCACATCGGTGCATGTCGAGCCCGCTCGCTTTCTCGACGGCGTGCCAGGCAATTTCACGCGCTTCCAGTCCATCGATACCCCAGCGCGCCACGCACCATTGCCGCTCGGTGCGTTCACGCTCGCGCCGGGCGCCTGTCGGCTATTCGCTGCAATCGCCGAGGCACCGGTGCAGCTCGCACCGCCCGTTGATACAGGCCGCGGCAAGGACAGCGGCAAGAAAACCGTGAACGATGCGCTGACAGCGCCGCGCGTCGTGATCGAAAGCGTGTCGCCCGCGGTGGATGGCGGGCGTTTCCCGGTGAAGCGGGTGGTTGGCGAACGCGTCGAAATTCGCGCGGCGATTTTCGCCGAAGGTCACGACAAGATTGCCGCCGTGGTGCACTGGCGCGCCGTGGGCGGCCCCGGCTGGTACGTGGAGCCAATGACAGTCGCGGCACCCGCCGGCATGGACATGTGGCACGCGCACATCCCACTCGAGCGGCTCGGGCGGCACGAATTCAGAGTAGTCGCATGGCGCGACGACTTCGCTTCGCTAGTCGACCATGTGCAGAAGAAACTCAACGTGGGTCAGCCGGTCGATCTCGAACTCGATGAAGCGAAGCAGTTGTTCGAACGGGTACTCGCGTACCGGGAAACACTGCTGACCGCCTCCTACAGAGGACCAGCCACCGCACAGTACGCCCCCTTCGTCGCACAGTTCGCGCAGGCCGACACGGCCAGACGCCAGGAGATCCTGTTCGCGCCCGAGACGGCCCGTCTGATCGCCACTTCCGGCTACCAGCCGTTTCTCAGCCACGACCCCGTCGTCTACCCGCTCGACGCCGAACGCACCGCCGCCCGCTTTGCCAGCTGGTACGAAATCTTCCCGCGCTCGATGAGCGACGACGAGCAGCGTCACGGCACATTCGCCGACGTGATCGCCAAGCTGCCGCGCATCCGCGACATGGGCTTCGACGTGCTGTATTTCCCGCCGATCCACCCGATCGGTATGGCGAACCGCAAAGGTCGCAACAACACGCTGACCGCGCAACCGGGCGACGTCGGCAGTCCGTATGCGATCGGTGGTGCCGAAGGCGGGCATACGGCCGTGCATCCGGAACTCGGTACGCTCGCCGACTTTCATGCGCTGCTCGGCGCCGCGCGCGAGCACGGCCTCGAAATCGCGCTCGACTTCGCGATCCAGTGTTCGCCCGATCATCCGTGGCTGAAAGAGCATCCGACGTGGTTCGCGTGGCGCCCCGACGGCACGCTGCGCTACGCGGAGAACCCGCCGAAGAAGTATCAGGACATCGTCAACCCCGATTTCTACGCCGACGATGCAAAACCCGATCTATGGCTCGCGTTGCGCGACGTGATCCTGTTCTGGATCGAAGCGGGCGTACGCATCTTCCGCGTCGACAACCCGCATACGAAGCCGCTGCCATTCTGGGAGTGGATGATCGCCGACGTGCGTGGGCGTTACCCAGACACGATCTTCCTCGCGGAAGCGTTCACGCGGCCGCGCATGATGTACCGCCTCGCAAAGCTCGGTTTCTCGCAGTCGTACACGTACTTCACGTGGCGCGAATCGAAGCGCGATTTCATCGAATACCTGAGCGAACTCACGCAGACCGAGCCGCGCGACTTCTACCGGCCGAACTTCTTCGTCAATACGCCGGACATCAACCCGCGGCATCTGCAGTCGTCGGGGCGTGCGGGTTTTCAGATCCGCGCGGCGCTGGCCGCCACGTTGTCGGGGTTATGGGGCGTGTATAGCGGCTTCGAGTTGTGCGAAGCCGCCGCACTACCCAACAGCGAGGAATATCTCGACTCCGAGAAGTATCAGTTGCGCGCGTGGGACTGGAACCGGCCCGGCAATATCGTCACCGACATCACGGCGCTGAACCGCATCCGTCGTGCGAACCCAGCGCTCCATTCGCATCTCGGCGTCACGTTCCTGCCTGCGCATAACGATCACATCCTGTTCTTCGAAAAAGCCACCGAAGCGCGCGACAACGTGCTCGTCGTCGCAATCAATCTCGATCCGTTCAATGAGCAAGGTGCGGACGTCGAGCTATCGCAGGCAACGTTCGAGCGCTGGCGGCTGGACGATCACGGCGCGCTGGAAGTCACCGACGAAATCAGCGGCGCACGTTTCGAATGGCATGGCCGCTGGCAACACGTGCGCCTCGACCCGGGAGCGCGACCGTTTGCGATCTGGCGCATCGCGCCCGCAGGCGGACTGCCGCCTGCCGAACCCGATGCTTCAGGTGCACCCACTCGCCCGCACGCCGCGGACTTCGACTCTCCGAACGAAGGTGCGCAATGA
- a CDS encoding DUF1345 domain-containing protein, producing the protein MPMNLYPQVLRNRPRMMIALAVGIVAALLVPSSLKPMVRVLIAWDVTVWTYLVLMWIHMAGAHHDQVREFAMRDDENAGVVLVVICVATVASIAAIILELSAAKGSSSASSVLHSLLTGLTLIGAWFLIPTIFTMHYARLYYSSGTNETALQFPDSALEPNYWDFLYYSFTIAVASQTSDVVLRSRSIRRATLAQSILSFYFNVAVLGLCVNIAAGLLGS; encoded by the coding sequence ATGCCCATGAACCTCTATCCGCAAGTGCTCCGCAACCGGCCGCGCATGATGATCGCACTGGCCGTCGGCATCGTCGCTGCGCTGCTCGTGCCGTCGTCGCTGAAACCGATGGTGCGCGTGCTGATCGCGTGGGATGTCACAGTATGGACGTATCTGGTGCTCATGTGGATTCACATGGCCGGTGCGCATCACGACCAGGTGCGCGAATTCGCCATGCGCGACGACGAAAACGCCGGCGTGGTGCTGGTCGTGATCTGCGTCGCGACGGTGGCAAGCATTGCGGCGATCATCCTCGAGCTTTCGGCCGCGAAGGGTAGCAGCAGCGCCTCGAGCGTGCTGCACTCGCTGCTCACCGGTCTCACGCTGATCGGCGCGTGGTTCCTGATCCCGACCATCTTCACGATGCACTACGCGCGGCTCTACTACAGCTCGGGCACGAACGAAACCGCGTTGCAGTTCCCCGATAGCGCGCTCGAGCCGAACTACTGGGACTTCCTGTACTACTCGTTCACGATCGCGGTTGCGTCGCAAACATCGGATGTCGTCCTGCGCTCGCGCTCGATCCGGCGCGCCACGCTCGCGCAATCGATCCTGTCGTTCTATTTCAATGTCGCGGTGCTCGGTCTGTGCGTCAACATCGCTGCGGGGCTGCTCGGTTCGTGA
- a CDS encoding sugar dehydrogenase complex small subunit, producing MTDARENDARHAATHSASRRAWMLGACATGAALAFAVAGRPGVQVGAGFFGISPAFADAPAGGGLDAFLALSQRLTGHTTFDPVLSKRIYDALAKSDSQFTQNVGSLNTWLQGHAGVPSDTVTQALQTDQPALAKTIGAIMRAWYLGLVGDMPHVQVVAYERALMFEPVKDVLTIPSYCRDVPFYWTQKPASV from the coding sequence ATGACAGATGCTAGAGAGAACGATGCGCGCCACGCGGCGACGCATTCCGCCAGCCGCAGGGCATGGATGCTCGGCGCGTGCGCGACAGGCGCGGCGCTCGCTTTCGCGGTTGCCGGCCGCCCTGGCGTGCAGGTCGGAGCCGGCTTCTTCGGCATCTCCCCCGCATTCGCCGATGCGCCTGCGGGCGGCGGCCTCGACGCATTCCTCGCCTTGTCGCAGCGGCTCACCGGCCACACCACGTTCGATCCCGTACTCAGCAAACGCATCTACGATGCGCTCGCGAAATCCGACAGCCAGTTCACGCAGAACGTCGGGTCGCTCAACACCTGGCTGCAGGGTCACGCGGGCGTGCCGTCCGATACCGTGACGCAGGCCTTGCAGACCGACCAGCCGGCGCTCGCAAAAACCATCGGCGCGATCATGCGCGCGTGGTACCTCGGACTCGTCGGCGACATGCCGCACGTGCAGGTGGTCGCCTATGAGCGAGCCCTGATGTTCGAACCCGTGAAGGATGTCCTCACGATCCCGTCGTATTGCCGCGACGTGCCGTTCTACTGGACCCAGAAGCCCGCCAGTGTCTGA
- a CDS encoding GMC family oxidoreductase, translated as MANSTSADVVVVGSGVAGGLVAHQMALAGASVIVLEAGPRIPRWQIVENFRNSPAKSDFATPYPSTPYAPHPEYSPENNYLIQKGEYPYNSQYVRLVGGTTWHWAAATWRLLPSDFQLKKLYGVGRDWPYPYETLEPWYYAAEVQLGVSGPDAKVDLGSPRSKPYPMNALPLSYMDQRFMDVLNPQGFKVVPEPVARNSRPYDARPTCCGNNNCMPICPIAAMYNGVVHAEKAEQAGAKLIAEAVVYKVEADNKGLITAVHYKDPNGNSTRVTGKLFVLAANGIETPKLMLMSTSDKFPHGIGNSSDQVGRNLMDHPGTGVTFLANEPLWPGRGPMEMTSIVNFRDGAFRSDYAAKKLHLSNGVPTMSVTAALLKNGVTGAELDRQIRDRAARTLNINSFHEHLAEPQNRIIPSSDHKDALGIPQPEIYYSINDYVKKSAANTHELYAQIAGLFGGTEVAFDDTFAPNNHIMGTTIMGSDAADSVVDSDCRTHDHSNLFIASSSVMPTAASVNCTLTIGALALKLADKLKREI; from the coding sequence ATGGCAAATTCAACTTCCGCCGACGTCGTCGTCGTCGGTTCGGGCGTGGCGGGCGGTCTCGTCGCGCATCAGATGGCGCTGGCCGGCGCGTCGGTGATCGTGCTCGAAGCGGGGCCGCGCATTCCGCGCTGGCAGATCGTCGAGAACTTCCGCAACTCGCCCGCGAAGTCCGACTTCGCGACGCCGTATCCGTCGACACCGTACGCGCCGCATCCCGAGTATTCGCCGGAGAACAACTACCTGATCCAGAAGGGCGAGTATCCGTATAACTCGCAATATGTGCGGCTTGTTGGAGGCACGACATGGCACTGGGCCGCGGCGACGTGGCGTCTACTGCCGTCCGATTTCCAGTTGAAGAAGCTATACGGTGTGGGCCGCGACTGGCCGTATCCGTATGAGACGCTCGAGCCGTGGTACTACGCGGCCGAAGTTCAACTCGGCGTGTCCGGTCCCGATGCGAAGGTGGACCTCGGCTCGCCGCGCTCGAAACCGTACCCGATGAATGCGCTGCCGCTGTCGTACATGGACCAGCGTTTCATGGACGTACTGAACCCGCAGGGCTTCAAGGTCGTGCCCGAGCCGGTCGCGCGCAACAGCCGGCCGTACGATGCTCGGCCGACCTGCTGCGGCAACAACAACTGCATGCCGATCTGTCCGATTGCCGCGATGTACAACGGCGTCGTACACGCGGAGAAAGCGGAACAGGCAGGTGCGAAGCTGATCGCCGAAGCGGTCGTCTACAAGGTCGAGGCGGACAACAAAGGGCTCATCACCGCGGTCCACTACAAGGACCCGAACGGTAACAGCACACGTGTGACCGGCAAGCTGTTCGTGCTCGCCGCAAACGGCATCGAAACGCCGAAGCTGATGCTGATGTCGACCTCCGACAAATTTCCACATGGCATCGGCAACAGTTCCGACCAGGTCGGTCGCAACCTGATGGATCACCCCGGCACGGGCGTGACGTTCCTTGCCAACGAGCCGTTGTGGCCCGGACGCGGACCGATGGAAATGACCTCGATCGTCAATTTCCGCGACGGCGCGTTCCGCTCCGACTACGCGGCGAAGAAACTGCATTTGTCGAACGGTGTGCCGACGATGAGCGTCACGGCCGCGCTGCTGAAAAACGGTGTGACGGGCGCCGAGCTCGACCGGCAGATCCGCGACCGAGCCGCACGTACGTTGAACATCAACAGTTTTCACGAGCATCTCGCGGAGCCGCAAAATCGCATCATTCCTTCGTCCGATCACAAGGATGCGCTCGGTATTCCGCAGCCCGAGATCTACTACTCGATCAACGACTACGTGAAAAAGAGCGCCGCCAACACGCACGAACTGTATGCGCAGATCGCGGGGCTGTTCGGCGGTACCGAGGTGGCTTTCGACGATACCTTCGCGCCGAACAATCACATCATGGGCACGACGATCATGGGCAGCGACGCGGCCGATTCGGTGGTCGATAGCGATTGCCGCACGCACGATCATTCGAACCTGTTCATCGCCAGCAGCAGCGTGATGCCCACGGCCGCTTCGGTGAACTGCACGCTGACGATCGGCGCGCTGGCGCTCAAGCTGGCCGACAAGCTCAAGCGTGAAATCTGA
- a CDS encoding cytochrome c produces the protein MTKSTSRVHPAGDVAVQMQVKRRRLRVATLAAGFSLFALYLAWHAWHDPQSQHQDELPITQAIAQDASSDQAVAVAGPDLVKRGEYLARAGDCVACHTADKSRPYAGGLPIATPFGTIYTPNITPDPDTGIGQWSDAEFLRAMHEGIGKSGERLYPAFPYVEYTRVTDQDVLAIRAYLNTLAPVHYTPPRNDLKFPFNQRWLMTFWNLVNFTEGRFVPDPKQSAELNRGAYLVLGLAHCEECHTPRNFMQGLKSSDRLSGAVQAGWHAFNITPDKNSGIGNWSDDELVSYLSTGVAPGRANAAGPMAEVVTDSTQYLNDEDLHAIVAYLRSVPPVSGGEARPRDQWGKPADDVTALRGQTITSVNGAQLFIANCATCHNWTGQGVGASAPGAYPSLVHNSVAGASDANNLAMVILHGVNRTTKQADVLMPAFGDQLTDDQVAAITNYVTRQFGNPQSTVTVDQIAKLRAQQQ, from the coding sequence ATGACGAAATCCACGTCTCGCGTGCATCCGGCCGGCGACGTCGCCGTGCAGATGCAGGTAAAACGCCGCCGCCTGCGGGTTGCGACGCTGGCAGCGGGTTTTTCGCTGTTCGCGTTGTACCTCGCCTGGCATGCGTGGCACGACCCTCAATCGCAACATCAGGACGAACTGCCGATCACCCAGGCGATCGCGCAGGATGCGTCGTCCGACCAGGCGGTCGCGGTGGCCGGCCCCGACCTCGTGAAGCGCGGCGAGTACCTCGCGCGCGCGGGCGACTGCGTCGCGTGCCACACCGCGGACAAGAGCCGTCCGTATGCGGGCGGCCTGCCGATCGCCACGCCGTTCGGCACGATCTATACGCCGAACATCACGCCCGATCCCGATACCGGCATCGGCCAGTGGAGCGACGCGGAGTTCCTGCGCGCGATGCACGAGGGCATCGGCAAGAGCGGCGAGCGGTTGTACCCGGCGTTCCCGTATGTGGAGTACACGCGGGTTACCGATCAGGACGTGCTCGCAATTCGCGCGTATCTGAATACGCTTGCGCCCGTGCATTACACGCCGCCGCGCAACGACCTGAAATTTCCGTTCAATCAGCGCTGGTTGATGACGTTCTGGAATCTCGTCAATTTCACCGAAGGGCGCTTCGTGCCGGATCCGAAGCAGAGCGCGGAGTTGAATCGCGGGGCGTATCTGGTGCTGGGGCTCGCGCACTGCGAGGAATGTCATACGCCGCGTAATTTCATGCAGGGGCTGAAGTCGAGCGATCGCCTCTCGGGAGCGGTGCAGGCCGGCTGGCACGCGTTCAATATCACGCCGGACAAGAACAGCGGCATCGGCAACTGGAGCGACGACGAACTGGTCAGCTATCTGTCGACCGGCGTCGCACCGGGCCGTGCCAATGCGGCGGGCCCGATGGCCGAGGTGGTGACCGACAGCACGCAGTATCTGAACGACGAGGACCTGCACGCGATTGTTGCGTACCTGCGCAGCGTGCCGCCGGTGAGCGGCGGCGAAGCGCGGCCGCGCGACCAGTGGGGCAAGCCCGCCGACGATGTCACCGCATTGCGCGGCCAGACCATCACGAGCGTGAACGGCGCACAGCTGTTTATCGCGAACTGCGCGACCTGCCACAACTGGACCGGGCAGGGCGTCGGCGCGAGTGCGCCGGGTGCGTACCCATCGCTGGTTCATAACAGCGTGGCAGGCGCCAGCGACGCAAACAATCTCGCGATGGTGATCCTGCACGGCGTGAACCGCACGACGAAACAGGCCGACGTGCTGATGCCGGCATTCGGCGATCAGCTAACCGACGACCAGGTGGCGGCGATCACCAACTATGTGACCAGGCAGTTCGGCAATCCGCAGTCGACCGTGACCGTCGATCAGATCGCGAAGCTGCGCGCACAGCAACAATGA
- a CDS encoding metallophosphoesterase, whose protein sequence is MSAAPVVQHHPANAQGRDYVVGDLHGCVDALRYLLREIAFDPARDRLFSVGDLVDRGTQSEEALALLDKPWFHAVLGNHEDTLCAVAEGRLKRQWWYGIGGEWAAAVPEERLRQHARRLRTLPLVRVVGSGATRFNVLHAEFFGTDAQLDAEHFSDEQRHQLLWGRALATGNRDTHGQPGLSLTYCGHTPMRELQQIGAQVFIDTGAFGPGGKLTVVEARKPHRWSVSVEAARADGAAALALP, encoded by the coding sequence ATTTCAGCTGCGCCCGTCGTTCAGCACCACCCGGCCAATGCGCAGGGCCGCGATTACGTCGTCGGCGATCTGCATGGTTGCGTGGATGCGCTGCGCTACCTGCTGCGCGAAATCGCCTTCGATCCCGCACGCGACCGGTTGTTCTCGGTTGGCGACCTGGTCGATCGCGGCACGCAATCGGAGGAAGCGCTCGCGCTGCTCGACAAGCCGTGGTTCCATGCGGTGCTCGGCAATCACGAGGACACGTTGTGCGCGGTTGCCGAAGGACGGTTGAAGCGCCAGTGGTGGTATGGCATAGGCGGCGAGTGGGCGGCCGCGGTGCCGGAGGAGCGCCTGCGGCAGCATGCGCGCAGGCTGAGGACGCTGCCGCTCGTGCGCGTGGTGGGCAGCGGCGCGACGCGCTTCAATGTGCTGCATGCGGAGTTTTTCGGCACGGATGCGCAACTCGATGCCGAACACTTTTCCGACGAGCAGCGCCATCAATTGTTATGGGGCCGCGCACTCGCGACGGGCAATCGCGACACGCATGGCCAGCCCGGGCTGTCGCTGACCTATTGCGGCCATACACCGATGCGCGAGCTGCAGCAGATCGGCGCGCAGGTGTTCATCGATACCGGCGCGTTCGGGCCAGGCGGCAAGCTGACCGTTGTCGAGGCGCGCAAGCCGCATCGCTGGTCGGTCTCCGTTGAAGCCGCGCGTGCGGATGGCGCGGCTGCGCTGGCGCTGCCCTGA
- a CDS encoding RES family NAD+ phosphorylase — protein sequence MTEPHWQDRWRTSPLAWSPAYRVIPTRFPAVNLFDRVASPEDFEALYKLEEMTNDRLRTEVGDLDLVPREERRFGKGWGPIMAALTHLNPGGSRFSDGTYGVFYCARSKATAIAETRYHTGLFLAATQEPPLRQQMRLYTVSAHGNVVDLRDDPSLDPGVLSPVDYLPGQALGRAVRMAGAPGIAYPSVRDPGGECLAAFRTAVLRDCHHAAYLEYNWNGSAVDVVFELNQVG from the coding sequence GTGACTGAACCGCACTGGCAGGACCGCTGGCGCACGTCGCCGCTCGCATGGTCGCCCGCGTATCGCGTGATCCCGACGCGCTTCCCGGCAGTGAACCTGTTCGACCGCGTCGCCTCGCCCGAAGACTTCGAAGCGCTCTACAAGCTCGAAGAGATGACCAACGACCGCCTGCGCACCGAAGTCGGCGATCTCGATCTGGTGCCGCGCGAGGAACGCCGTTTCGGCAAGGGCTGGGGGCCGATCATGGCCGCCTTGACTCATTTGAATCCGGGCGGTAGCCGCTTTTCGGACGGCACCTATGGGGTGTTCTACTGCGCGCGCTCCAAAGCCACCGCGATTGCGGAAACGCGCTATCACACGGGCCTGTTTCTCGCCGCGACGCAAGAACCGCCGCTGCGGCAGCAAATGCGCCTCTACACCGTGAGCGCGCACGGCAATGTGGTCGATCTGCGCGATGACCCATCGCTCGATCCCGGCGTGCTTTCCCCGGTCGACTATCTGCCCGGCCAGGCACTCGGTCGCGCGGTGCGCATGGCCGGCGCACCGGGCATTGCTTATCCGTCGGTACGCGATCCGGGCGGCGAATGTCTCGCGGCATTCCGCACGGCGGTGCTGCGCGACTGTCATCACGCCGCGTACCTCGAATACAACTGGAACGGCAGTGCCGTCGACGTGGTGTTCGAGCTGAATCAGGTGGGATAA
- a CDS encoding MbcA/ParS/Xre antitoxin family protein, which produces MSSAAHASASREPQRRAVAEPSVADMSAAGLRAFFNIARDWDLSAEEQIVLLGSPGRSTFFKWKAMPETARLGRDTLERLSLMLGIYKALQILLPQPHAADAWVKRPNSAPPFGGRRALDRMLAGNLSDLVAVRQYLDAMRGGWA; this is translated from the coding sequence ATGTCATCTGCCGCCCATGCTTCCGCTTCGCGAGAGCCGCAACGCCGGGCTGTCGCGGAACCGTCCGTCGCGGACATGTCCGCTGCGGGCCTGCGCGCGTTTTTCAACATCGCCCGCGACTGGGATCTGAGCGCCGAAGAACAAATCGTGTTGCTCGGTTCGCCGGGCCGGTCGACGTTCTTCAAATGGAAAGCCATGCCGGAAACCGCGCGGCTCGGCCGCGACACGCTCGAGCGGCTGTCGCTGATGCTCGGCATCTATAAGGCACTGCAAATCCTGCTGCCGCAGCCGCACGCCGCCGATGCCTGGGTCAAGCGTCCCAACAGTGCGCCGCCGTTCGGCGGCCGCCGCGCGCTCGACCGCATGCTGGCCGGCAACCTCAGCGACCTGGTCGCGGTGCGCCAGTACCTTGACGCAATGAGAGGCGGCTGGGCGTGA
- a CDS encoding M24 family metallopeptidase — protein sequence MNQQDAINASKQAVGDGFSVASMRYASDMTWKAVEAVAREIRPGMRESEAVARCKEVLAELGMDRIWHPILIRFGENTLKTFKQASTVDPQLGEDDIFFVDLGAVWDRHEGDAGATFVTGDDAEMRACADAAKVVFDEVAHHWRTTGAGGKDLYRYAAQRAEAHGWRLNVDIKGHRISDFPHAIYKAGNLGDFEACPSAGLWILEIQLAHPTRPFGSFYEDLLA from the coding sequence ATGAATCAGCAAGATGCAATCAACGCATCGAAGCAGGCCGTCGGTGACGGATTTTCCGTGGCATCGATGCGCTATGCGAGCGATATGACGTGGAAAGCAGTCGAAGCCGTCGCGCGCGAAATCCGGCCCGGCATGCGCGAATCGGAAGCCGTCGCACGGTGCAAGGAAGTGCTGGCGGAGCTCGGAATGGACCGCATCTGGCATCCGATCCTGATCCGCTTCGGCGAGAACACACTGAAGACGTTCAAGCAGGCATCCACCGTCGATCCGCAACTCGGCGAGGACGATATTTTCTTCGTCGATCTCGGTGCGGTCTGGGATCGTCACGAAGGCGATGCTGGTGCGACGTTCGTCACTGGCGACGATGCGGAGATGCGGGCCTGCGCGGACGCCGCGAAGGTCGTCTTCGACGAAGTCGCGCATCACTGGCGTACCACCGGCGCCGGTGGCAAAGATCTGTACCGCTATGCGGCGCAGCGCGCCGAAGCGCATGGATGGCGGCTCAACGTCGACATCAAGGGTCACCGTATCAGCGATTTTCCGCACGCCATCTACAAGGCCGGCAATCTCGGTGATTTCGAAGCGTGTCCGTCGGCGGGCCTGTGGATACTCGAAATCCAGCTCGCCCATCCGACTCGCCCGTTCGGCTCGTTCTACGAAGACCTGCTCGCGTGA